A genome region from Arachis duranensis cultivar V14167 chromosome 6, aradu.V14167.gnm2.J7QH, whole genome shotgun sequence includes the following:
- the LOC107492441 gene encoding LOW QUALITY PROTEIN: rho GTPase-activating protein 2-like (The sequence of the model RefSeq protein was modified relative to this genomic sequence to represent the inferred CDS: inserted 2 bases in 1 codon), whose amino-acid sequence MTGAVMVSKGAGCGGGRRASEQDDDEQNQLSPVAVLLAALRKSMVACSVDSPKDVISNTVHQMEIGWPTNVKHVSHVTFDRFNGFLGLPVELEVHVPAPVPSASVSIFGVSAESMQCSYDSKGNSVPTILLLMQERLYSQGGLKAEGIFRINPENGEEGLLRDQLNRGIVPEDIDVHCLAGLIKAWLRELPLGVLDGLSPEQVLQCNTEEDELVKQLKTTESALLNWAIDLMTDVVVXEYNKMDARNIAMVFAPNMTQV is encoded by the exons atgacaGGGGCAGTGATGGTGAGCAAGGGCGCTGGATGCGGTGGTGGTAGGCGAGCGTCGGAGCAAGATGACGACGAACAGAACCAGCTGTCTCCGGTGGCGGTTCTTTTGGCGGCGCTTAGGAAATCAATGGTGGCTTGCAGTGTAGACAGTCCCAAAGATGTGATATCGAATACCGTTCATCAAATGGAGATTGGATGGCCCACAAACGTTAAGCACGTTAGTCATGTCACCTTCGATCGCTTCAATGGCTTCCTTGGTCTTCCCGTTGAGTTAGAGGTTCATGTTCCCGCTCCTGTTCCCAGTGCTAG TGTTAGTATTTTTGGTGTCTCAGCTGAATCAATGCAATGTTCTTATGATTCAAAAGGAAACAGTGTCCCCACTATTCTCTTGCTAATGCAGGAGCGATTATACTCACAGGGAGGCCTAAAG GCTGAAGGTATATTTAGGATAAACCCGGAAAACGGTGAAGAGGGGCTATTAAGGGACCAGCTGAACAGAGGCATTGTGCCGGAAGACATTGATGTTCATTGCTTGGCAGGGCTAATTAAAGCTTGGTTGCGAGAACTTCCTTTGGGAGTGCTCGATGGACTTTCCCCTGAACAAGTTCTTCAGTGCAATACAGAAGAAGATGAGCTTGTGAAGCAGCTAAAGACAACTGAGTCAGCCTTGCTCAACTGGGCCATTGATCTCATGACTGATGTTGTTGT GGAGTATAACAAAATGGATGCTAGAAATATTGCTATGGTTTTTGCTCCAAACATGACTCAGGTATGA